From a single Mycolicibacterium mengxianglii genomic region:
- a CDS encoding metallopeptidase family protein: MSVRMSRQRFDELVSDALDLIPPELAAAIDNVVVLVEDRNLTEPDVLGLYEGVALTERDSFYAGSLPDTITIYRGALLQMCDSEEQVVDEVAITVIHEIAHHFGIDDEKLHALGWA, translated from the coding sequence ATGAGCGTGCGGATGAGCCGGCAACGGTTCGATGAGCTGGTCTCCGATGCGCTTGACCTGATCCCGCCGGAGCTGGCCGCGGCCATCGACAACGTGGTGGTGCTGGTCGAAGACCGCAATCTCACCGAGCCCGATGTGCTGGGGCTCTACGAGGGCGTGGCGCTCACCGAACGCGACTCCTTTTATGCCGGGTCGCTTCCTGACACCATCACCATCTATCGCGGTGCCCTGCTGCAGATGTGCGACTCCGAGGAACAGGTTGTCGACGAGGTGGCGATCACGGTGATCCATGAGATCGCGCACCACTTCGGCATCGACGACGAGAAACTCCATGCCCTGGGCTGGGCCTGA
- a CDS encoding histidine phosphatase family protein, producing MSGRLILLRHGQTYSNVDKRLDTRPPGAELTPLGRDQAREFARRRQGSPGLLAHSIATRARQTAAEVGGHLDVTPQELEGLHEVQVGDLENRNDDEAINEFATIYQRWHQGELHVPMPGGESADDVLARYVPVLTELRMRYLDDHEWTDDIVVVSHGAAIRLVGAVLAGVDGTFALDHHLANAESVVLAPITDGRWSCLHWGALSPPFYPEPEVDAAQEARTSADPMG from the coding sequence ATGAGCGGCCGCCTGATCCTGCTCCGGCACGGGCAGACCTACAGCAATGTCGACAAGCGTCTCGACACCCGCCCGCCCGGGGCGGAACTCACGCCGCTGGGCCGCGATCAGGCGCGGGAGTTCGCTCGCCGCAGGCAGGGGTCACCGGGGCTCCTGGCGCATTCGATCGCCACCCGCGCCCGCCAGACCGCCGCGGAAGTGGGCGGACACCTTGACGTCACACCGCAGGAACTCGAAGGTCTGCACGAAGTTCAGGTCGGTGACCTGGAGAACCGCAACGACGACGAGGCGATCAACGAGTTCGCGACGATCTACCAGCGGTGGCACCAGGGTGAGCTACACGTGCCCATGCCGGGCGGTGAGAGTGCTGACGACGTGCTGGCCCGCTACGTTCCCGTGCTGACCGAATTGCGGATGCGCTATCTCGATGACCACGAGTGGACCGACGACATCGTGGTGGTCAGTCATGGCGCGGCGATCCGGCTGGTGGGCGCGGTCCTGGCCGGTGTCGACGGCACCTTCGCCCTCGACCACCACCTGGCCAACGCCGAGTCCGTGGTGCTCGCCCCGATCACCGACGGCCGGTGGAGCTGCCTGCACTGGGGAGCCCTGTCGCCGCCGTTCTACCCGGAGCCCGAGGTCGACGCCGCTCAGGAAGCGAGAACGTCCGCCGACCCCATGGGCTGA
- the pheA gene encoding prephenate dehydratase → MVGIAYLGPRGTFSQAAMNQMTAAGLIPADGPVEPVSTDSTPAALEAVRTGVAQYACVPIENSIEGSVLPTLDALAIGSPLQVYAELTLDVAFSIVVAPGTDAAAVRTVAAFPVAAAQVRRWLSAELPEATVVPAISNAGAAEDVLHGRADAGVSTALAAELYALDTLAEEVVDEPNARTRFVLVGLPGRPPARTGADRTSVVLRLDNVPGALVSALMEFGIRDIDLTRIESRPTRVELGTYVFFLDCVGHIEDSAVAEALTALHRRCADVRYLGSWPTGSAAGALPPRLDDAAQWLEGLRRGRS, encoded by the coding sequence GTGGTCGGCATCGCGTACCTGGGTCCGCGCGGGACGTTCTCGCAGGCGGCAATGAACCAGATGACTGCAGCGGGTCTGATCCCTGCCGACGGTCCCGTCGAACCGGTATCCACCGACAGCACACCGGCGGCGCTGGAAGCGGTGCGCACGGGCGTTGCGCAATACGCATGCGTGCCGATCGAGAACTCGATCGAGGGGTCGGTATTGCCGACGCTGGACGCCCTGGCGATCGGCTCCCCGCTGCAGGTCTACGCCGAGCTCACCCTCGACGTGGCGTTCAGCATCGTCGTCGCACCGGGCACGGACGCGGCGGCTGTGCGCACGGTCGCAGCCTTCCCGGTGGCCGCCGCCCAGGTGCGGCGCTGGCTTTCCGCGGAGCTCCCTGAGGCGACCGTCGTGCCCGCGATCTCCAACGCCGGAGCCGCCGAAGACGTCCTGCACGGTCGCGCGGACGCCGGCGTCAGCACGGCCTTGGCGGCCGAGTTGTACGCACTCGACACCTTGGCCGAGGAGGTCGTCGACGAACCGAACGCACGCACCCGGTTCGTGCTCGTCGGCCTGCCCGGTCGACCACCGGCGCGTACCGGGGCCGACCGCACCTCGGTGGTGCTGCGGCTGGATAACGTACCCGGAGCGCTGGTCAGCGCGCTGATGGAGTTCGGCATCCGCGATATCGACCTGACACGGATCGAATCCCGGCCCACCCGCGTCGAGCTGGGCACCTACGTCTTCTTCCTCGACTGCGTGGGCCACATCGAAGATTCCGCCGTCGCTGAGGCACTCACAGCGCTGCACCGACGTTGTGCCGATGTGCGATATCTCGGATCCTGGCCCACCGGTTCGGCCGCAGGCGCCCTACCGCCCCGACTCGACGACGCTGCCCAGTGGCTCGAGGGACTCCGGCGGGGGCGCTCATGA